CAAAACCCTCTAACGCCTCAGCCGCAACATTGTCGTGCTCATTTACAAACTTCTTCATCATAGTCTGCATTCCCCCTTTTCTCTATTTCTTCGCCTGTGTAAATTCTAACTGACATCCGTTCGGCTCTTCGAACAGCATAAAATAGCAGCCCAGGTTATCGCTGTAGTCAGGTCCCGCCGTAATCTTGATCCCTTCCGCCTTCAATTCCTGTTCCGCCTTAAAAATATCATCTACCTCAAACGCCGTATGACGAAATACGCCGGCATCGACTTCCGTATATACCGCCGGCTTTGTCTCATAAAAATATTCCAGAAGCTCCAGTCGCACCCCGCCCGGCAAAGCAAAATAGCGGATATAATGGTCTCCCATATTGATCTCATCCAATTTTTCAAGCCCGAGCACTCTGCCATAAAAATCCAGACTCTTCTCTATGTCTTTCATATTGATCGTAATATGATTGATCGCTTCGATCTTCATCCCGCCAACCCCTTTCCAAATGGTATTATAATTTTTTGTCACCCGCAACAACAAAGGCTGAAGGCCAAAGCCTCCAGCCTTCTTTGATTTTTACAGTTCGCTCATAAGCGGCGGTGCAAGATACTCTTTTCCAACCTGTACAGGCACATGTTTTGCTACTAAATAGGACATGTAATCACACTGCTCCTGAGTCAGTTTGAAATCTGTAGAACCGGCGATCGGTCCGAGATGATGCGGCTTACGGCATCCGTACAGCGCACAGCTTACACCCTTATCCAATACCCAGCGCATGGAGATCTCGTCTACCTTTTTGCCGAGAGTCTTTGCATACTCTTTCAATTCATCAACAGCTGCCAGATGATTGAGGAAGTTCTCTCCGAGATATTTCGGGTCTTTCTCACCACGCATATCGCCGTCATCAAACTTCGTATCCTTCGTATATGTGCCATGCAGCATACCACGGCAAAGAGAAGAATATCCGAGAATGGAAATTCCGTGCTCCTGTGCATAAGGAATCTGATTCTCAAACAGTTTATCCTCTAAAATATTATAAGAAGGCTGAATGAAATGAACCGGAGCATATTTTCTCCACTCATCGATCATCGCGTTTGTATAGTTGGAGAGACCAATCGCACGGATCTTTCCGGACTCAAGAATCTCTTTCAGGCACTGTGCTGTCTCTGCAATCGGAACATCCGCATCCGGCCAGTGAACCTGATAAATATCTATGTAGTTAGTCTGAAGTCTTTCCAGAGACGCCTCTACTTCTTTTTTCAGAGTCTCCGGACGGGAATCACGATATACCGTCCCTTTGTCATCCCAGCTCAAACCACATTTGGTAGCCAGGATTACCTTATTGCGGTATCCGCTTTCCTTCAACGCACGTCCTACCAGTTTTTCGGAGTGCCCTGCGCCATAAGCCGGTGCAGTATCGATCAGCGTCACATCCATCTCCACTGCTTTTTTGATGGTTTCCACTGCCATTTCATCTGCCTGTGAAGTGACAACTTCGCCCCATCCTCCCATAGCCCATGTACCAAGGCCTACACGTGAGATCGCACCTACGGGTGAATTAATATATTCCATATATTGTTTCCTCCTTATATAAATGTAATCTTATTTGTTGATCGCATCCTCATAGAATTCAAATGCTTCTTTATCTGTATAACCTTCATGAACGACTTTTGCGACTGCCGCGCACATCTCTACCGGATGCTGACTCTGGAAAATATTACGTCCCATATCTACGCCACATGCACCCTTACTGATAACATCATAAGCGAGTGTAAGCGCATCCTTCTCGGGAAGTTTCTTTCCACCGGCAACAACGATCGGTACCGGGCAGGCTGCCACAACTTCTTCGAAATTTTCTACATTATAAGTTTTTACCATCTGTACACCCATCTCTGCAAGAATACGGGTGGCAAGTTTGAAATAACGGTCCGTACGTTCCATATCTTTTCCGACAGCGACAACTCCCATCGTCGGAATGCTGTACCTGAAACCGTCATTGATCACACGTGACAGATTATCAATGCTTGAAAGCTGTCCGTCAGCTCCGATAAAGCACTGTACTGCCATACAGTCCGCATTCATACGGACAGCGTCCTGAATATCCACTGCCACGATCTCATGAGAGAGATCATCCTGAAGCATGGAGGAACCGGAAGTCGTACGAAGCGCGATCGCCTTGCGGCAATCCGGTCTCACACAGGAGCGAAGTGCACCGCGGGTACCCATCAGACAGTCCACATTATCCAGAAGCGTCGGAATCACAAGGTCCAGACGTTCCAATCCCGCAGTAGAACCCATGAAATATCCATGGTCAAAAGCAAACATTACAGTCTTACCGCTCTTCGGATTAAAGATATTAGACAGATGTTTCTTCATACCCCAATCCAAATTATTAGAACCCTTTACGTGAAAATCACCCTGGTTTGCAAACGGGACGTCCACATGATAGTCTTTTGCTATTTTTAATCCTTCCAAGTCAGCCATTATTGCATTCTCCTCATATACTCTTTGAAATAAATCCTGTTTCTCACTGTTAAATATTAGTAAAAGAGAGGACGGTCAAACTTGACCGCCCTCTTCTCTTCCAAGCTTAGCCAAGCGGAATCAATTCTCGCAAGCGCTTTTAGAAATTGTAATCATGTACGTTATCAGCTGTCCACATAGTTCTCTCCGGAAGGAAGATAACGCCGTTGTTCACGTCGCCTGTCTCAGCGCCTTCAGCGATCTCTGCATTCTCAGCAACAGTAACTTCACCGATCTGAGGAATGTCTAATTTGTCGCCTACATGAAGCTCATTGCCTGCTGCAAGGTAAGCGCCTACATAACATGCAATACCACCCTGAATAGCTGTGTCCCAAAGACCTGCACAATCAATGATACCATTGTCGATAAAGTCTGCAACTGCATTCGGTGTAGCAAAACCGACTGCACAAACATCAGCCTTTGTCAGACCTTTGTTCTGGATAGCCTGTGCCTGACCCGGCATAGCTGTGGAGTCCGGGCACATAATCAGGTCAACTTCAGGATAAGCTTCAAGGATTGCTTCTCCTGTGGAAACTGCCTGGTCAGAGTCCTGATTGGAATAGAAATAATCAGGTGATGCCATTGTCCAGTTCGGATATTTCTCTTTGATAGTAGCCTGTGCAGACTCAACCCAGGAGTTCTGATCTGTAACTGTAGGGTTGGAATAATGCCATACATAAGAAATCTCATCCTTCTCAGGATCTTTTCCTTCTGCTTTCAGAGCGTACAGAGCCTGCTCAATCAGGAAATCGCCAAGCTGCTGCGGAGATCCCTGAGATACCATGATCTGACGTGCGGAAGTTGTAATATCGGAGTCCCATGTACATACAACGATGCCTGCATCAGCAGCTTCTTTCATAGCTGCATCCAGACCGGTTGCATCTACGGAAGACAGAACGATTGCATCAGCGCCTGCATTGATCGCATTGTTGATACATGTGATCTGATCCGTAACGTCAGCATTCGGAGAACCTTCATACTGAATCGTGAATCCCCAGGACGGGTCTGCTGCAAATGCCTGAGAACCATCATTTGCGGACTCGAAGAAAGAGTTACCTGTTACCTTCGGAATAAAATAAACCAGTTTGTCGGACAGATCAGGATATTCTCCTGTTGTCGCTTCTGCAGCTTCTTCTTCTGCAGGTGCCGCATCTTCTGCGGGTGCAGCGTCTTCTGCTGCTGCCTCTTCTTCTGCTGCAGGTGCAGCAGCGGGCTCACTTGTCTCAGTACCAGCGGAGGAGCCACATCCTGCAAGGAGTGACACTACCATGCCGAGAGACAGAACTA
The sequence above is a segment of the Lachnospiraceae bacterium JLR.KK008 genome. Coding sequences within it:
- a CDS encoding VOC family protein; the protein is MTKNYNTIWKGVGGMKIEAINHITINMKDIEKSLDFYGRVLGLEKLDEINMGDHYIRYFALPGGVRLELLEYFYETKPAVYTEVDAGVFRHTAFEVDDIFKAEQELKAEGIKITAGPDYSDNLGCYFMLFEEPNGCQLEFTQAKK
- a CDS encoding aldo/keto reductase codes for the protein MEYINSPVGAISRVGLGTWAMGGWGEVVTSQADEMAVETIKKAVEMDVTLIDTAPAYGAGHSEKLVGRALKESGYRNKVILATKCGLSWDDKGTVYRDSRPETLKKEVEASLERLQTNYIDIYQVHWPDADVPIAETAQCLKEILESGKIRAIGLSNYTNAMIDEWRKYAPVHFIQPSYNILEDKLFENQIPYAQEHGISILGYSSLCRGMLHGTYTKDTKFDDGDMRGEKDPKYLGENFLNHLAAVDELKEYAKTLGKKVDEISMRWVLDKGVSCALYGCRKPHHLGPIAGSTDFKLTQEQCDYMSYLVAKHVPVQVGKEYLAPPLMSEL
- the lsrF gene encoding 3-hydroxy-5-phosphonooxypentane-2,4-dione thiolase, encoding MADLEGLKIAKDYHVDVPFANQGDFHVKGSNNLDWGMKKHLSNIFNPKSGKTVMFAFDHGYFMGSTAGLERLDLVIPTLLDNVDCLMGTRGALRSCVRPDCRKAIALRTTSGSSMLQDDLSHEIVAVDIQDAVRMNADCMAVQCFIGADGQLSSIDNLSRVINDGFRYSIPTMGVVAVGKDMERTDRYFKLATRILAEMGVQMVKTYNVENFEEVVAACPVPIVVAGGKKLPEKDALTLAYDVISKGACGVDMGRNIFQSQHPVEMCAAVAKVVHEGYTDKEAFEFYEDAINK
- a CDS encoding substrate-binding domain-containing protein, whose protein sequence is MKKVIALVLSLGMVVSLLAGCGSSAGTETSEPAAAPAAEEEAAAEDAAPAEDAAPAEEEAAEATTGEYPDLSDKLVYFIPKVTGNSFFESANDGSQAFAADPSWGFTIQYEGSPNADVTDQITCINNAINAGADAIVLSSVDATGLDAAMKEAADAGIVVCTWDSDITTSARQIMVSQGSPQQLGDFLIEQALYALKAEGKDPEKDEISYVWHYSNPTVTDQNSWVESAQATIKEKYPNWTMASPDYFYSNQDSDQAVSTGEAILEAYPEVDLIMCPDSTAMPGQAQAIQNKGLTKADVCAVGFATPNAVADFIDNGIIDCAGLWDTAIQGGIACYVGAYLAAGNELHVGDKLDIPQIGEVTVAENAEIAEGAETGDVNNGVIFLPERTMWTADNVHDYNF